DNA from Thermoplasmata archaeon:
AAGGCGCGCCTGGACGTCGTAATAGAAATCGGTCCCCGCGAAGTGCGTGAACTCCGAGGCCTGCTTCGAGATGGCGGCGACGACCTTCGGATGCGTATGTCCGATGTTGAGGACCGAGATGCCGGAGGCGAAGTCGATCAGGAGGTTCCCGTCGACATCCTCGACGATGGACCCATGTGCCCTCTTCACAACAACGGGTGCGGCCTTTGTCGTCGTCGCAATCGAGGCGCGATCCCGTTCGATGATTTCCCGCGCTTTTGGACCGGGCGGGGTCACCTTGATGTCCGGGACTTTCACCTCGGCACCCTGGGGGCGGACTACGAATCGGCCGTATTAATAGTCTCTCAGGCGAGAATCCCGCGCGACATCAACGCGCCGGTGTCCGAGCTATTTCGCCGCACCGATCCGCATGATCGTCGTGCCGCAGACGGGACACTTGCCTTTCATCGCGGGCTTTCCGTTCTTCAACTTGACCGCGACGGCGTTACTGATTTCCCGCTTTGCTCGGCACTTCACGCAGTAACCTTGCACCATGGGGGAATCACCGCGCGCGCGAAACCACGGGGGCCAAATAAACATGCCGGCCCTGATTTTCCCCTGCGACATCCGAGAGGTGTTTATTATTCGTAATATTTATATAATGTATCCTTGATGCACGGCGAGGTCCTCCCATGGCAACGCCCCCGACGGGAACGATGCCGCCGCCGATGGCTCAGCCCGGGATGTACCCTGCGCAGATGCCGCCGAAGCGACCGATCGGCGTCGCGATCCTCGCGATCTTGTCGTTTCTCGCGGGGCTCGCCGAAATCGTGATCGGCCTGGGTCTCATGGCCCTCTCCGCGGTGTCGGGAGCCGTCATCGACCCATCGGTATATGGCCCGCTCGCCGCGTTCATCGGGGTCATCGGCGCCGTGCTGCTCCTGCTAGGAATCGTTACGATGGCGGTGGCGGTTGGGCTTTGGAGGATGCGTTCGTGGGCGTGGTGGGTCGCGATCATCGT
Protein-coding regions in this window:
- a CDS encoding DUF5679 domain-containing protein, which codes for MVQGYCVKCRAKREISNAVAVKLKNGKPAMKGKCPVCGTTIMRIGAAK